Proteins from one Kiloniellales bacterium genomic window:
- the ychF gene encoding redox-regulated ATPase YchF, which translates to MGFNCGIVGLPNVGKSTLFNALTETAAAEAANYPFCTIEPNVGRVPVPDPRLSRLAELAKSAKVVPTVLEFVDIAGLVAGASKGEGLGNKFLANIREVDAVVHLLRCFEGEVTHVEGSVDPIRDAEIVETELLLADLESVERQREAAVKRARGNDKEAKARLAVLEPVAEALQDGRPARAVELPREAQPVFRQLQLLTAKPLLYVANVEEAAAADGNAHSEKVRRKAEAEGAGFVVISASIEAEVAALGDEAEKQEFLETLGLEETGLARVIRAGYTLLDLITFFTVGPKEAHAWTVRRGAKAPEAAGAIHSDFERGFIRAETIAYEDFVACGGEQGAKDAGKMRVEGRDYQARDGDVFHFRFNV; encoded by the coding sequence ATGGGATTCAACTGCGGCATCGTCGGCCTGCCCAACGTCGGCAAGTCGACCCTGTTCAACGCCCTGACCGAAACGGCGGCGGCCGAGGCGGCCAACTACCCCTTCTGCACGATCGAGCCGAACGTCGGTCGCGTGCCGGTGCCCGACCCGCGCCTCTCCCGTCTGGCCGAGCTCGCCAAGTCCGCCAAGGTGGTGCCGACGGTGCTGGAGTTCGTCGACATCGCCGGCCTGGTCGCCGGTGCCTCTAAGGGCGAGGGTCTGGGCAACAAGTTCCTGGCTAACATCCGCGAGGTCGACGCCGTCGTCCACCTGCTGCGCTGCTTCGAGGGCGAGGTCACCCACGTCGAGGGCTCGGTCGATCCGATCCGCGACGCGGAGATCGTCGAGACCGAGCTCCTGCTGGCCGACCTGGAAAGCGTCGAGCGCCAGCGCGAGGCCGCGGTCAAGCGGGCCCGGGGCAACGACAAGGAAGCCAAGGCCCGCCTCGCCGTCCTGGAGCCGGTCGCCGAGGCCTTGCAGGACGGCCGGCCGGCGCGCGCCGTCGAATTGCCGCGCGAGGCGCAGCCGGTCTTCCGCCAGCTCCAGCTCCTGACCGCCAAGCCACTGCTCTACGTCGCCAACGTCGAGGAAGCCGCGGCGGCAGACGGCAACGCCCATTCGGAGAAGGTGCGCCGGAAGGCCGAGGCCGAGGGCGCGGGCTTCGTGGTGATCTCAGCCTCGATCGAGGCCGAGGTGGCGGCGCTCGGCGACGAAGCGGAGAAGCAGGAGTTCCTGGAAACCCTGGGTCTTGAGGAGACCGGCCTGGCCCGGGTGATCCGCGCCGGCTACACCCTGCTGGATCTCATCACCTTCTTCACCGTGGGGCCCAAGGAAGCGCACGCCTGGACTGTGCGCCGGGGCGCCAAGGCCCCCGAGGCGGCCGGCGCGATCCACAGCGACTTCGAGCGCGGCTTCATCCGGGCGGAGACCATCGCCTACGAGGATTTCGTCGCCTGCGGCGGCGAGCAGGGCGCAAAGGACGCCGGCAAGATGCGGGTCGAGGGTCGCGACTACCAGGCCCGGGACGGCGACGTCTTTCACTTCCGCTTCAACGTCTAG
- a CDS encoding LysE family translocator — translation MALELYLAFVLATTVLIAVPGPNVSLIVANSLAYGSRYGLVTVAGTGAAQILQLAVTTLGMTSVMVFLAQWFEWLRWAGVAYLLWLGLRYWRLPANGPAPGAERRIGLRPLFWRGFLVAATNPKVLLFYAAFFPQFIDPAAPAGPQLVLLSATFFTIAIALDSGYAICAGRLHGWLGDRRRARLRNRAVGGLIIGAAAGLALARRS, via the coding sequence ATGGCCCTGGAGCTCTACCTCGCCTTCGTGCTGGCGACGACGGTCCTGATCGCCGTCCCCGGGCCCAACGTCTCGCTGATCGTCGCGAACTCGCTCGCCTACGGCAGCCGCTACGGATTGGTCACGGTTGCCGGCACAGGCGCGGCCCAGATCCTCCAGCTCGCGGTCACGACCCTCGGCATGACCTCGGTGATGGTGTTCCTCGCCCAGTGGTTCGAATGGCTGCGCTGGGCCGGCGTGGCCTACCTCCTCTGGCTCGGTCTCCGCTACTGGCGTCTTCCGGCGAACGGCCCGGCTCCAGGGGCGGAACGTCGGATCGGACTGAGGCCCCTGTTCTGGCGCGGCTTCCTGGTCGCGGCAACGAACCCGAAGGTTCTGCTGTTCTATGCCGCCTTCTTTCCTCAGTTCATCGACCCCGCGGCGCCCGCCGGTCCGCAGCTCGTTCTTCTCTCGGCCACGTTCTTCACGATCGCGATCGCTCTCGACAGCGGCTATGCGATCTGCGCCGGCCGCCTGCACGGCTGGTTGGGGGACCGGCGCCGCGCCCGGCTGCGCAACCGAGCGGTCGGCGGCCTGATCATCGGCGCGGCCGCCGGTCTCGCTCTGGCGCGCCGCAGCTGA